The Thermocrinis ruber genomic sequence ATTGCAGTTACTACACCCACACCGTAGATGTTCTTGTAAGTGGGGTTTTGGAAACACCTGTTGACGATCACCATCTTGTTGGCAGGGTTTGCCACTTTATCTCCAGCGGACGCAACCACCTCTGGACCCATGAACCTTGGCATCAGCATGGATAGCTTACAAGGCACCTCGTAGGTGTTGCCGTTTAGGTCCTCGTAAATTACCTTGTCTGGTTCCACCTTGGTGATCTTCACGTTGGCAATCCATTTTATGCTCCTCTCCGCAAAAAGGTCCTCCATTACCCTTCTTGAAGGTCCTACACCACCAAGCCCCATATGACCCACGTAAGGCTCCGAAGTGATAAAGGTTATGGGCACCTTGTGTCTTATTCCTATTCTTTTAAGCTCATAATGTAGCATAAAGGCAAATTCGTAAGCTGGTCCAAAACAGCTAACTCCGGGTATTGCACCAACTACAACAGGTCCTGGGTTCTTGTAGAATTCCTCAAGCTTTTTCTGAAGTTCCAGAGAGTGCTCCGCGGCGCATACAGAGGTGGAGTTTTGCTCTTGCCCCTCTGCACCAAAAACCAGCTTTGGACCAGTGGCAATTACCAAGTAATCGTACTCAATTTCTTTACCGGATGTGGTCCAGAGTTTGTTGGCATCTGGGTCTATTCTCTCCCCGTTCTCCGGCACATATTCAATACCATGCTTTGGCAGTAAGCTTCCCAAGGGAATAGTTATGTCTTCGAACTTTCTCCAGCCCAACGCCAAGTGCGGATAAGAGGGTGTAAAACCAAAGTAGGGCCTGCCTGAGACTACTGTGATCCTCAGGCTTTTGTCCATCTTCCTTAGGTTGTAGGCGGTTGCTAAACCACCTATACCACCACCCAGTATAACCACATGCTTGCTCATAACACACCCCCAAAATTAGATTAGCTTATAAGATTATAAGCATATTTTAAAGAACAAGCAATCTGTTATAATCTTTGATTGGCATGATCCCTCTAAAGGATATAAACCCAAGCAGAAGCTTTCCAATCGTCAATTTAGCCATCATCCTTATTTGCTCTGTAATATGGCTATATGAGGTAAGTTTGGAAAAGTATGAGTTTAACGACTTTATTTATAACTTTGGTTTGGTACCGGCAGAAGCTTTTTCCAAACCCTACCAGTTGTTTACCCACATGTTTTTACATGGAAGTTGGTTTCACATCATCGGCAATATGTGGTTTTTGTGGGTTTTTGGAGATAATGTGGAAGATCGTTTAGGAAAGTTTAAATATCTGCTGTTTTATGTGATGTGTGGTCTTGGTGCGGCGGTTATTCAATCCCTTGTTAGTTTTTTAACGGGTGCGGTGCACGTGCCTATGGTAGGTGCCAGCGGGGCTATAAGTGGGGTACTGGGGGCATACCTTTATCTTTTCCCACATGCCCGCATTCTTGCCCTTGTGCCCGTTTTCTTTTTTATGACCTTTATGGAATTACCGGCGGTATTTTTTATAGGTATGTGGGTGTTCATTCAGATTATAAACGGACTGATTACACTGCCCTTTGCAGGTATGGGTGGAGTAGCTTGGTTTGCCCACATAGGTGGATTTTTTGTAGGCTACAAACTCGTTAGAGTGTTTTACAGGAGAAGGTCATATTGGTAGGGCAGGAACTTTTGTTGAACAGTTTGATATTTTTGGGATCAATATTGGTTTTGTTGTTCGTTAGAAGGCTATTTTTTGGCTTTATAAAAAAATCTTCCCACGACTATGCGGTAATGCTTCTTCGGGTACTCCGCCTACCTTCTTTGTTTTGGGCAATTATTATTAGCCTTTACCTTACGGTAGAGCTCAACCCTGGGCAACTTTCGGGGTACTCCTCGGTAGTAGAAAAGGTTTTAATATCCCTATTGATCCTTTCTATAACCTCGTTTTTTTCTAATCTTCTTCCCGAACTTTTGCAGGTTTATATTTCAAAGGCAAACTTAAAATTTCCCAGAACTGGTATTGTCTTTGTGATAATTAAACTGTTCGTCTTTATTTTGGGTGTTATAACCCTCCTGTCCTATTTTGGCATTCAGGTAGCCCATTTTATAACTACCCTGGGCATTGCTGGACTTGCGGTCTCCCTTGCCCTTCAGGGCACGCTTTCTAACATCTTTTCCGGGCTTAACCTAATTGCCAGCAGACAGATTGAAGTGGGAGATTTTATTAGGTTAGAAAACGGTGAAGAAGGTTATGTGGAAGACATAACATGGATGAACACAGTCATTAGGAGGAGGGACAACAACCTTGTGGTGGTGCCAAACTCCCGTTTGGTTAACTCCATAGTAATAAACTACGGAAAACCAACGCCCTCAATGAACATTACAGTTTCCGTTGTGATCCCATATTCTTCGGACCTTGAAAAAGCAGAAAGGCTCGCCTTAGAGGTTGCAAGGGAGGTGCAAAAAACCGTTGAAGGTGCAGACCCAAGCTTTGAGCCATCCGTGCGCTACAGTGCCTTTACAGAGTTTGGGATCACCTTAAACATCACTCTTAGAGTTCTTAACCCAGACAGTCAGTTTCTTATCCGCCACGAGTTTATAAAGAGGCTCAAAAAGGCCTACGAGAGGGAGGGAATAGCCTTCATTCAACTTTTAGTACCACCTTTCCGAAGTGCTTAGAGCTTTCCAAATATCTGTGGGCTTCTTGGGCATCCTTGAGGTCAAAAACCTTATCCACCACTGGCTTTAAAAGCCCCCTCTCAAAAAGTTCGGTGATCTTAAAGAGGTCTGCCCTTGGTCCCATATAAACACCCAAAAGTTCAATTTCCCTAACAAAAACATACCTTATATCTATCTCCGCCTTTGAACCCGTGGTAGTGCCAAAGAAAACAAGCCTTCCACCCTTTTTAAGACATTCCACGCTTCTCCAAAAGGTCGCCTCCCCCACATGGTCCATAACAATATCCACTCCCTCTTTGAACAGTCCTCTAACCTTCTTTACCACATCCTCCTCATAGTGGTTTATGACTACATCTGCCCCAAGGTCTTTGCACATCTTTGCCTTCCTTTCGTCCCCTGCAGTAGCTATCACAAAAGCACCAAAGAGCTTGGCTATTTGAATACCTGCCACGCCCACACCCGAGGAACCAGCCCATATTAAAACCCTACTGTGGGGCTTTAACCCTCCCTTTCTAACCAAGGCATTCCAGACGGTTAAAAAGGTAAGGGGATAGCTGGCGGACTCTTCGAAGCTCAAGTTTTTTGGCTTTGGCAAAACATTCCTTGCGGGCACCTTTACAAACTCCGCATAACCACCTTTGCTTCTTAGCCCAAGTATATCGTAATCTTTACAGAGGTTGTCCCTTCCAGACTGACACTCATAACACACACCACAGGACAGACCGGGAGCAACTATTACCTCATCTCCCACCTTTACATTCTTCACCAAAGAACCAACCCTTTCTACCACACCGCTAACATCTGAACCAAGGATGTGAGGAAGTTCTGGCTTGACCGCCAAAGCACCCATTCTGACCCATATATCCAGGTGATTAAGGGCAACCGCCTTCACCCTAACAAGGACTTCATCCTCCATTATATCCGGGATGGGAAAATCCTCTACATACTTTAGGTTCTTTTCGTCTCCAAAGTTCTCTAAAATAACCACTTTCATAGAAGGATATTATAGGGCTTTTTTCTTTTTATCCTCATACATAAGTCTGTCTGCCTCTTTAATCATATCCAACCAGCTTTGAAAGTTTTCTCCACATTGCACAACACCCGCACTTATAGACACTTTAAACCTCCTACCCTCTGCAAGTATTTCCATTTTCTCTAGTTGGGACTTTAACCTTTCAACAATTTTTTTTGCATTTTCCAAATCCGTGTTTGGCATTATAGCCACAAACTCATCTCCACCCCAACGACCCACTATATCCTTTGCACGCATGTTCGTTCTTAAAACCTTTGCCACCTTTGCTAACACAAGGTCTCCCACATGATGCCCATAGTTATCGTTCACATACTTAAAATCATCAAGGTCTATAAGAATCAAACTAAAAGTCATCTTAGAGTACTTGCACAAGCTAAAAAACTCCTCAAGAGCTCTCTCCAAAGAACGTCTGTTAAACAGATCAGTTAATGGATCAAGATTTGCCTCCGCCTCGACCGTTTCAAGCTTGGACTTCAACTCGTTTATAATCTTCTGCTGAGCCTCCACCTTTTTCAAAAAGATCTCGTTCTGATGCTTTAAGTCTCTTACAAGCATTAACAACTCCAAAAGAATAGACGTTACAAAATCCTCTCTAGCTTCTTCTTTTTTTTGTAGCTCGGTTATCCTTTGCTCTTTTATGGACGCTTGCTCGTAGCTCTCTTTTAAGGATTTTTGAAGCTCAGCAATTATATCGCTTAAAACCTGAGCAGTGTGCTTGAGGTCTATTTTAATGTTTACAAGGTCGCTTTCTTCCTTATAAATACTATTATAAAACTCCATTAAAACACTGTCTTCAAGCTTTTGCCCGCTTGCAACAAGATTACAAAATATATAAAACCATCTTTCATAGTTTTTGGGTGTGGGCAGTATTTGATTTCTCAGCAAGAATTTTATTTCCTCCCTAACTATATCCGCCAAGAGTTCTTTCTCAGATTGGCTAAGGGGCTCTCCTCTACTTAGCTTTTCGTAAAGAGGACAGTTTTTTGTATCAAACATTTAGAACCTCCCTATTCTATAATTATACGACATGAGGCTGGAAAAAGAAATTGCGCTTTCCAAATATACCACTATAGGTATAGGGGGAATAGCAAAGTACATGGCCTTTCCAGAAAATGCAAAGCAGGTAAAGGAATGCCTCAAAATAGCCCAGTGGGAGGGTATTCCACTCTTTGTTTTGGGTAGGGGTGCAAACACCATCTTTGGGGATTTTGAAGGCATAGTAATCAATACAAAGATGTTGAGAGATTTGAAAATAAAGGAGCAAGATGGAGGTTTGGAGATTATAGCCCAGGCAGGCGTTCCTTTAAACACTTTGGTGGAGCTCGGGGTCAGGGAAAACTTGGAAGGTATCTACAGGCTGGTGGGCTTTCCTGCCACCGTAGGCGGAGCTATAGCTATGAACGCAGGAGCCTTTGGCTATGAAATTTCCCAGCATTTAAAAGCGGTAAAATTTCTCTCCTATGAAGGTGAGGAAATTCTTTTAAATAGGGAAGATCTTAACTTTTCCTATAGAAGCTCTCCTTTCCCTTCTATGGGTATAATCTTGGAAGCAGTCTTTTTCTTTCCCAAACTGAATTATAGTGTTTACGAAGAGTATGAGAGGATAAAAAGCAAAAGGAAGGAAAGTCAGCCCATTCAAATGCCCACTGCGGGTTCTACCTTTAAAAATCCAACCACTGACAGTGCAGGGCGACT encodes the following:
- a CDS encoding NAD(P)/FAD-dependent oxidoreductase produces the protein MSKHVVILGGGIGGLATAYNLRKMDKSLRITVVSGRPYFGFTPSYPHLALGWRKFEDITIPLGSLLPKHGIEYVPENGERIDPDANKLWTTSGKEIEYDYLVIATGPKLVFGAEGQEQNSTSVCAAEHSLELQKKLEEFYKNPGPVVVGAIPGVSCFGPAYEFAFMLHYELKRIGIRHKVPITFITSEPYVGHMGLGGVGPSRRVMEDLFAERSIKWIANVKITKVEPDKVIYEDLNGNTYEVPCKLSMLMPRFMGPEVVASAGDKVANPANKMVIVNRCFQNPTYKNIYGVGVVTAIPPVEQTPIPTGAPKTGMMIEQMAMAVAKNIISDIRNSTDRYAPELSAICIADMGRDAAFFYANPVIPPRAEVKFGKGVWAHYIKSAFEKYFMWKIKSGNIAPFFEEEGLKLLFGTKGVVLCSDCSETPCSPC
- a CDS encoding rhomboid family intramembrane serine protease, coding for MIPLKDINPSRSFPIVNLAIILICSVIWLYEVSLEKYEFNDFIYNFGLVPAEAFSKPYQLFTHMFLHGSWFHIIGNMWFLWVFGDNVEDRLGKFKYLLFYVMCGLGAAVIQSLVSFLTGAVHVPMVGASGAISGVLGAYLYLFPHARILALVPVFFFMTFMELPAVFFIGMWVFIQIINGLITLPFAGMGGVAWFAHIGGFFVGYKLVRVFYRRRSYW
- a CDS encoding mechanosensitive ion channel family protein, which codes for MFVRRLFFGFIKKSSHDYAVMLLRVLRLPSLFWAIIISLYLTVELNPGQLSGYSSVVEKVLISLLILSITSFFSNLLPELLQVYISKANLKFPRTGIVFVIIKLFVFILGVITLLSYFGIQVAHFITTLGIAGLAVSLALQGTLSNIFSGLNLIASRQIEVGDFIRLENGEEGYVEDITWMNTVIRRRDNNLVVVPNSRLVNSIVINYGKPTPSMNITVSVVIPYSSDLEKAERLALEVAREVQKTVEGADPSFEPSVRYSAFTEFGITLNITLRVLNPDSQFLIRHEFIKRLKKAYEREGIAFIQLLVPPFRSA
- a CDS encoding zinc-binding dehydrogenase, with protein sequence MKVVILENFGDEKNLKYVEDFPIPDIMEDEVLVRVKAVALNHLDIWVRMGALAVKPELPHILGSDVSGVVERVGSLVKNVKVGDEVIVAPGLSCGVCYECQSGRDNLCKDYDILGLRSKGGYAEFVKVPARNVLPKPKNLSFEESASYPLTFLTVWNALVRKGGLKPHSRVLIWAGSSGVGVAGIQIAKLFGAFVIATAGDERKAKMCKDLGADVVINHYEEDVVKKVRGLFKEGVDIVMDHVGEATFWRSVECLKKGGRLVFFGTTTGSKAEIDIRYVFVREIELLGVYMGPRADLFKITELFERGLLKPVVDKVFDLKDAQEAHRYLESSKHFGKVVLKVE
- a CDS encoding GGDEF domain-containing protein, producing the protein MFDTKNCPLYEKLSRGEPLSQSEKELLADIVREEIKFLLRNQILPTPKNYERWFYIFCNLVASGQKLEDSVLMEFYNSIYKEESDLVNIKIDLKHTAQVLSDIIAELQKSLKESYEQASIKEQRITELQKKEEAREDFVTSILLELLMLVRDLKHQNEIFLKKVEAQQKIINELKSKLETVEAEANLDPLTDLFNRRSLERALEEFFSLCKYSKMTFSLILIDLDDFKYVNDNYGHHVGDLVLAKVAKVLRTNMRAKDIVGRWGGDEFVAIMPNTDLENAKKIVERLKSQLEKMEILAEGRRFKVSISAGVVQCGENFQSWLDMIKEADRLMYEDKKKKAL
- the murB gene encoding UDP-N-acetylmuramate dehydrogenase produces the protein MRLEKEIALSKYTTIGIGGIAKYMAFPENAKQVKECLKIAQWEGIPLFVLGRGANTIFGDFEGIVINTKMLRDLKIKEQDGGLEIIAQAGVPLNTLVELGVRENLEGIYRLVGFPATVGGAIAMNAGAFGYEISQHLKAVKFLSYEGEEILLNREDLNFSYRSSPFPSMGIILEAVFFFPKLNYSVYEEYERIKSKRKESQPIQMPTAGSTFKNPTTDSAGRLLEKVGMKGYRVGQVAFSEKHANFLINLGGAVFEDVVKIINHAKRRVFEEFGIELEEEVRLVESSSAYGWKVIGA